Proteins encoded together in one Lathyrus oleraceus cultivar Zhongwan6 chromosome 5, CAAS_Psat_ZW6_1.0, whole genome shotgun sequence window:
- the LOC127079900 gene encoding uncharacterized protein LOC127079900, whose protein sequence is MCVDFSPEIINRFLGRNEEEQAKVKVSDNVICREITAKQVKEWPRKGKLSASYLSVKYAVLHRIGAANWVPTNHTPNISTGLGKFIYIIRNKTEFDMGSYVFDRTMKHVASFAVNMPIAFPSLIYGVILSQHPSILISSYSGCKRYPPLSLHYRLFTGKHVPDIVMTYGQKPSRSTTRAGILADLKDICKTLDETIKICTESKSDLEILIKALYKEDGNLKGDELGEE, encoded by the coding sequence ATGTGTGTGGATTTCTCTCCTGAAATCATTAATAGGTTTCTGGGCAGAAATGAAGAAGAACAAGCTAAAGTGAAAGTTTCTGACAATGTCATTTGCAGAGAGATTACTGCTAAACAAGTGAAGGAATGGCCAAGGAAAGGGAAGTTGTCAGCAAGTTACTTGAGTGTGAAGTATGCAGTACTTCACAGGATTGGAGCTGCCAATTGGGTGCCAACTAATCACACTCCCAATATTTCTACTGGATTGGGTAAGTTCATTTATATTATAAGGAATAAGACAGAATTTGACATGGGATCCTATGTCTTTGATCGAACAATGAAGCATGTTGCCTCATTTGCTGTGAATATGCCAATAGCCTTTCCCTCATTAATTTATGGTGTTATACTGAGTCAACACCCAAGTATTTTGATCAGTTCTTATAGTGGTTGCAAAAGATATCCCCCTCTGTCATTACATTATAGGCTTTTTACTGGGAAACATGTTCCAGATATTGTCATGACATATGGGCAAAAACCTTCCAGGTCTACTACTAGAGCAGGAATCCTTGCTGACCTAAAAGATATATGCAAGACCTTGGATGAAACCATCAAAATTTGTACTGAGAGTAAGAGCGACCTTGAGATCCTAATCAAGGCCTTATATAAAGAAGATGGAAATTTGAAAGGTGATGAATTAGGTGAAGAATAG